The DNA sequence GAAGGCATGAGTTCTCCGTATACGGCACTGGTGAATGCCTCGTATCGTCTTAGACTCTGAACGTTCGGCCCTACGCATCGTTGATAGTTCTCTTCTATAATCCGCATCAAGACTTTGTGTGGAAGGCCTTTCTCGGTCCACATTTCGACACGGTCCTTTAGGGAATTTCTGGGTGCGGGAGCGAAAGGGTCGGCGGGTAACTTGGGGTATTTGAGGCTCCGTAGTAATACATTAACCTGTTCAACAGATTTGACAAACAGCGGTCCATCCTGTCGATGGATAGCTCGTTGTATTGCCCTCAGATAATTAACGCGAGGTAGAGGGGCCTCTTCGTCAGATAACGATGTCAACGAGGAcagtgaggaagaggatttaTGGGAAGTGGTGGAGGCTGTAGAGTGGGgaggtgatggtgatggtgatggtggagGGGATGAGACATCCATAAGGGATTCGTTGGGTATACTTCCGAATAGGGCTTGTTGCGCTGGTGTTAAATAATCTGGATGCAAAAGTACGAGTTAATCTCAGAACATCATGCAATAAAGGGAATCAACTGACGTTCTATGATTGTGTACAATGTCTTTTCGAAGTCTAATATGGGGCTATAGTGATCCTTGTCTTTGGGCTGTAGGAGGATGTATCTGGGAAAAAAATCCTTAGCCGACATCATCACGCGCAAGAGGGCCGAAAGACTGATATAGAAGGATCCCTGGATGTCGCACTTCAGTTCTAGAGTCGAATGAAGCATACATCGCGTCGTTTACAACGTGTTGGGGGAAGGCCCATAAGAGACGCCGGACTCACCTTTCACAGGCACCGGTATTGGGATATTCTAGTTCTACCACCGGATAGTTCGTCGGATGAGGTTCAAATGATTTATCGTTCGGATCATCTGGGTTCTTGAAGTCTGTTAAGAAAAGCAAGTACGCGACGGGGTAAGTACCAAACAAAGAGAGGCATGAAAGATAGGAGAAATGGCACCGACATCCTTTATACGACTTCATCAGCCTCCTCACAACTTCTTCAGGACTCATGTGTGCCGGTCCAGGATCTCCATCCTGCATTTCCGTCCATCTACGCGGCTGAACGGTAGGGGTCACTGGTGTAAACGACGAAGTTGAACGCGACCTGCTCGACCTGTAAATCGGTAGAGGAGAAGGGACAGCAAGATCTTCAGGGCTAGACTCGCGCGATGGTCCGCGTTTCTTCTTTAGCTGTTTGTCTCGACGAAGCTTCTTAACCGGACGAGGTAACGCGGGCGCGGTGCTAGGACCAGGTTCGGaactctttcttttctttctggGGTTACGTGAGGGTGCGTCGGAGGAAGGCGGTGATGAAAGTGGCGATGAGAAAGGAGAAGACAGTATTGAGGATGAGCGTGAGGGGTATGAGGGCGGGCTCGATCGTTGGGTGGGAGTAGGTTTCCTTTGAACTTTTTTGACGCTAACCTTTACTCGGCCATCATTCGTAGAAATGCATGAACCACTGAAGAAACTGCCGTCGAAGGATGCCTGAGTGACGGTCGTCATCGTCGAGTCGGGGAACTCAAGGCTCTCGTGATCGTTGTGGATGAAGGAAAAGAGTTGTGTGGCTGTGTCGTTGTCACGACGTGGAATGCACAACAAATTGAGAACAATCTATCCAAGTGAAGCAATACTTATACAGCTACAGTACATAATAGTAAAAGAAGGATTAACATAAACAAGTGAGTGCTATTGAAACTTTTCCTTGTAAATCCAAGCAAGTCCAACATCACTTTGCCCCTGTTCAACCTGATAAAAATAGGAGGGGAAGATCAGCCGCCGTTGACCATAAATCCGTGATAGAAAGAGACTCACAGCAGCTCTATACCACTTCGCAGCctcttttcgatccttcttGCAACCTTTCCCATTCGCAAGACAGAAGCCAAGATCATTCTGTGCATCAGCATCTCCTAGCCTTGCCGCCACACGATAGTAGCTCTGTTGAGAACCATGTAAACGTCGAATAAACAAAATAACAACGAAAAGACCTACAACAGCCATCTTCTGATCCTTCGGGACTCCCCAGCCATGGAAAAAACACTGCCCAACCTCGTAGATCGCCAAGATTAACTCAGCCCTCACAGCACCTTGATCAATTCCGCCACCATTTCGGGCACTCTCGAGATCTGCAACAGCATTCTCTGCCGCCTTTCTCAACCACTTGAACCCAACTTTCTCATTCTTCTCGCAGCCCCAGCCATGCCTCAATGTTAAACCAAACATCAACATCCCGGCACCGCATCCTCCGTCCTCGTTTGCACTTTTCTCAAAACAAATAGCGGACTCCTTCAACCGATTAGCCTCATGATGCTGTATGCCTAGCTGTAAAAAGTGGTGTGCCTTGGTTTCTGGCTCATTAGGTGGCTTCGAGGAATCTAACATCATTGATGACTGCGAGTTCTTGCGTTGCTGTTTTTCGGGATCAAGATCGGTAGTGAAGTGCGTTGTGCCATTGGGTGAAGGCGAATCAAGCTGATAAAAGGAATATCTGGAATATAAGCTTGCTGGTGAGCCAGGGCGTAATGAGGGTGGTCTGCGAGGTAAAACAACTTTGGATGGAGAGTGTggaaggtttgtaggggttGACGAAATGATCGGGGACCCTGAACGTGATTGGTGAGAAGGTGTTGGAGACAAGGACGCCTCCCGTGCGGTGACCCTATAATCTCGAGATTGCTCATACATAGGGTATGCTGAGGGTGATGTCGGACGGGAAGACGACGGTGAAGGATAGGGGTGAGATATAGATGGAGAAGACTGATGAAATTCTTTGGAGGGAGAGTTTGGCCGGTATGCAGGGTGTGTGTTTGAGGCGTAAACCTGAGGCGTCCTTGGCGTCGAAGGTTGATGCGGTGAGCTCCGCGGGTAGTGTGGTGACTGCGACCGATGATACTCGGAGGGTGCGCCCGAAGTTTGATGCGATCCAAAGTAGTCTCCTGGACTTCTCGGAGAGTGTGGTGACGGTAAATGGCTGGAAGTGGGCGTATGTGACATTTCATGGCTCTGCCCGGGCTGTCGCGGCTTCCGACCGGCATTCCTCTCCATAACTTTCCGCTTCTCCTCCTCGGCGGGCATCAAGACGGGAACAGCAGACGGGCGAATTGGCCTCGAAAAGTTGTGGGCCAAGGGTGTAATTGGTGCTTTTTCTGCCTGCTTGAGTCGAATGGAGTCCATGGGGGGTTCGGGATCCGGATATTCATGTTCAGTCACTACAACTGTAGGAACCGCCGTTGCTGAATCGTTGTGAAATTGATGTGATTGTGAGTGCGTCGGGTATGTCAATGGTTCTTCAGGCCTGGCTCCCTGGTTCAAATATCTCAACGGTCCTGAACCCTCCGACTGCCAAGCTGTACCCGCCGACTGCCACGAATCTCTCAGTGCTGTGTCTGTAGAATAAACACTTTCTTCGTAATTGTAATCCACACCCTCCTGATAGACGTTCCTCGAGTCTACCGAATCTCTTGACCGTTCATCGATAGATAAATCCAGATACGAGCTAGCATTCGCAGAATCGGTTGTAGTAACAGAGTCTCGTGCGAAACGGGAATGTAGGAGTGGTGACGGAGGTGCTACAAGTGGGCGTCCGTGGGTCTGTCTGGGAGGAGTACTGAGCCCGTCATGGTGATAATAAGATTGTGGCGCATCATTCTGGCGAAAATACTGAGGGCTCGAGCCCTCAGATAACGAAGAAGGCGATTGTGTCTTGACAGCAGGGGTATTTGCTCTTTTGGCAGAAGTTCGCCTCACCAGCGTTTCCAGCGGCGATGAGGGTTGATAGTGAAAAGCTGAAGAAGACTGCTTGGTCGACATTGTTCCCTAAGGGATGCGTCTCCTGAGTTGTCGTTCTCGAgttgaaaaaagaaagaacgtGGGCTAAAGGAGAGAGATATTGGAGGAAGACCGATGTAGACTAAATCAAGTATTATAGGGTATGCTAAGCAGTGTATCCTCCGTCACGATCATTTTCATAGTCCATCATATCACTCAGCTTACTTACAGGCGATCATGGGTACCCTGATTTGCCCAAGTAAACCTGCTGCTACATACAAGGGGTGTCAAAATTGGTCACCTTATACCGTATGTCGAGCTCGGAAGAGCAATGTCGCCTTCATGCTTTCTAGCGACTGTACAACTTACTCGGGAATCCCCATCCCCCTCTTCTAGAAGAGATACTGCTATAGTATCACCTGAGTCGAGTGAACAGGGTCCATCAAGGTGAGCCCTGATAACTGTAATAGTTTTGATTCAGCTGACCTCAGGCAACCTCAAAAACCTCATGAAACCGCCGGGTCGAATTTACTGGGTCAACGTCAAAGGGTCCACGATGATGTTCCGAAGGATATTTAAATCCTGCTTGTCGTCTATGGGTCAACGCAACCCTCGATGAAGCCCTCTTTTCGCCTATTCGTCTTGTTGGCGACCGTGAAATCTTACGCATACGCCGCTCAAAATCAAGATGGAGATGTATTCGATCCGTTAAGTTACGTGAATCTGTTTATtgggactgtgaatggaGGACACACATTCCCCGGTGAATACGTACTCCAATCCGTACGATATACGATATTTATCGCTGATTGCTGACGTTAGGTGCGACAATACCCCATGGGATGGTGAAGGTTGGAATGGACACAGACTCTCCCGGGAATGTAAGGATATCTAGTTTGTGACAAGGGAAAATCGTGTTTGACGCGTCATTCAGCATGCAGGATACGATGGTGACCCACAGTATAATGTCACTGGTTTCTCGCAGCTGCATCAGGAGGGAACTGGTGGAGTAGGTGTTCAGAAAGCTCTATATTCCATTGTCTCTCAATCTAATCCTTATGCTTGAAGGCTGTACCACTTTCCAACTTCAAGCTCTTCCCCATCCTGAACTGCACGGTTTTTGAACAATGTCTTACAACCATCGCCTCACGGAAAATCCCAAGGAAATTCTTACCGAATGGTAAGCGAAAAGCCCACGAAAAATATCAGATTACCATATTCACCGTGTTGTCAGGTTCTCCTGACGATTTCGCTTCCCCCGGATACTTCTCTACGAATCTCTCCAATGCCATTCGCGTCGAGCTCACAGCGACAAGACGCGTGGCACTCCATCGTTATACGTTCCCACCTGAATCAGTTACACCTAGAATTTTGTTGGATGTCACCAACGATGGGCAAGTTAGTGGGATTAATCCTGAGATGGCGATTGATCCAGAAACGGGAAGGATGATAGGTAAATTCATTCGTTGTTTTTTTGTCATTTGCAAGAGTTTCATGGGTGCTGGCAGCAAGCGGAAACTACGCCGCGTCGTTCGGACCAGGTCGGTACGATGCCTATGCATGTGTCGATTTCAAAGGCGAAGGATACCACTTCGATGCGCCTATCGAGTACGGACCTTACAAGATCAACTACCCTGATCTTTGGGGAACAGACATAAACCAGCATTATTACAGTACGTCTCGTAGCATTTTCACCGTAACTCAACTTATGGATTCACTTTGTGTCAGGCTGGGGTTCTGAGCATGGAGGTCTCGTCGGATTCCCGTCGAATTCTGACAATGGGAACAAGCCGACGTCAATCCTGGCCCGTGTTGGGGTGTCTTTGATCTCCACCGAACAGGCTTGTGCTAATGCTGAGGAAGAGATTCCAGACTGGAATTTTGACCGCGTCGTAAAAGACAGCGAAGATCAGTGGCGAGATATTCTCAGCCGCGTCAAGGTCGATACAGATAATGTGGACAGAAACACGACCGAGTTGTTGTATTCCTCCGTAAATACCCATACATCTTCCACGTTCACAACTATCCTGATGCCCTCATGATCGTCGTTAGCTTTACAGgacacatcttcttcctGCAGATTGTGAGTCGCGATACCGCTGCTCTACAGACTCGATCCGTGTTTTTTAATTATAATTTTGACCGCTAGTCACTGGAGAAAATCCCGGATGGAAATCGTCCGAGCCTTATTACGATGGCTTCTACTGCAACGTGAGGGAATCTCTGTTTTATTTTCTTGGACTTTCGTTCCTTAACGCCAGAGCCGGGTTACTAGTGGGACACATACCGTACCCTTTTCCCACTCATGTCTCTCCACGACCCAGCTACCTTTGCTCGGATCGTGCGAGGAATGATTGATATTCAAAAACACGAAGGATGGCTACCCGAATGTCGAGAGATGGGTACTAAACAGTGAGTCATCGTGCCTTCTTGCTTTCAGGGTGACGCTGATGTACGTCGATCAGATTCATTGAAGGCGGAAGCAGTGAGTGCCGCTCTAGATTTCATGATCGGAGGATTTGGATATTGATGGAGTAACAGATGGCGACCCGATCTTGTCAGAGTTCTATGTCAAGTACGTGTGGGTTACCTGATTTCAAGCCCCCGAGTTCGACTCCCTCTAGGTTTGACAAACAAGCCAAAGAGCTTGGAGTACATGCAGAGGACCTTTACGAGGCTTTACTGGCCGATGCAGAGAAAACACCGAAGAACTGGAATATTCAAGGAAGACAGGCGGACGTTTGGAAGGAGAAAGGTACGCagttttctctttttcatCGTTCGTGGCAAACGtgccttctttttttttttttttgccaggTTATATTCCCTCCGATACAACGTATAGAGGAGGAGCAAATACGAAACAGGTTTCCCGCTCTCTTGAGGTGATTACCGAGTTCGATTGTTCATTGTACCGGGAGTCTGATTTTTCTCTAGTACGCTTTCGACGACTTCACTATCTCTCAAGTGGCCAGGCTACTTGGTAAAACCTCAGATGCGCACAAGGTTGTTTCTCTTTTCCTGGCACCATCTTCTTCGACCTAAACAATCTGGTGGTACATTGTCAGTATGCACGACGTGCAGCAAACTTCGTCAACTCTTGGAACCCCGACGTTGTAGTTCCCGATACTCCCGGCATCATCGGATTTATGCAGGTAATCCCAAGTCGTCATGTCACCTGTAACCTTCCCTAATCACTTTGATATCAGCCTAAATTTGCTAATGGAACATGGAATTACACGGACCCTCGACACTGTAGTGTCCATGATCCACTCCAAGCTACCTGCTTTTTGAATGCTATCCGGCGTGATGGGTTCTACGAGTCCTCTCCTATAGTAGTGAGTTCATTCGCAATTGTCTGCCTGAACCATTCTAAACTGACGGCTGCCTCTGATATACAGTACTCTCAGGTAATTTTCGCATCGCTAAACGGACAGGCCTTGTTGCTTACAAGTCGTTTCTCGGATAGTACGTTCCACAGGATACTGCAAGACTTATCGAACTACAAGGTGGCGTGGATAAGTTTGTTGAAAGATTGGACTGGATATTCGAAAACGTAGGCTTCACAAAATCTTCCTCCTGCCACCAAACTGAGACCACTTTAGGACTATTTCGATTCGACCAACGAGCCGTCTCAGCAGATACCTTTCATGTACCATTACGCCAATCAGCCGGGGCGTAGCGCGCAGCGGGCTAGACAAACGATTGCTGCATCGTTCAATACCTCGATAAATGGTTTGCCTGGAAATGATGGTTAGCTAGCTCTCTTTTCCCTTGCTATTGACTTAGAAAGCTCATTGTTTTCTCCAGATTCCGGTACGAGTACCGAAGTGTTCTGGCACAAGCTGAAAATTAACCCTCGCAAATCATATAGGTTCCATGGCAAGTTACGTGTTCTTCTACCTGGCGGGGATGTATCCGCTACCCGCGACAAGACAGACTCTCCTCTCCGCACCCTACTTCCCGTCAATTTCAATTCATAACCCTGTTCTAGCTACGACCGTGACTATCAAGAGCAACAATTTCACTGGGAATCCTGTAGACGGTACCAGTGGTAATATATATGTTAAGGTAATCACCTTTCATTCTGGTGCAATCAAACACTGACGTCGGTAAATCTTGTTAGAGTGTGACGGTAAACGGGAAACCCTACAAGTCGAATTGCTACTTGGAGTGGGACGTCTTCACCGAGACGTCCACTGTGGTTCTGGAGCTGACGGACACCGCGAATGTTACTTGTGGAACTGGGAAAGATGCTTTACCGCCTTCGCTTTCCACTGGAGGTTATGATTGACCTGTGATAGGATACTTATGTGGAAGTTCCCTATCGATATGGTCCCAATGTTGAAGTTTCGTCATTTTGGACAAATAAGCTCACGACTGGCCTGAGGACGACGGTAATTGCGGGTGATAGTAAGCGGATTTCAGTCAGGGATGGTATAGAGACCATGGGATGTGGAAAATGCAGGTCGAGGTGGTAAATGTATGTGAAACAAAAACAATCAGATGGAAGTAAGTCCGTGCTATGGCCTCGACCAAGGAGCTGGCCACGCAATAGAGCTGTAACTCAAACAGCGACAGAACACGTCTCCCGCAGGTTGTGATACcgtgaagtcgttcaattGATTATTGACCACTAGTCATTGGAAAACTTGCGAGCCTGGGATGATCGGTATTCACAAACACGAAGGCCAGCTAGTACCCGAATGCTGAGAAAGTCTGACTGGAGATGGGTACTAAATGTACAGTAAGTCGTATTGTCAAGAAAGAAGCCGAAACCCTTTGCTATCGGAGTCCCGGTCCTGGCCAACAGAGGTGTATGTCAAATGCATGGTTACCTAAATCAACTCCTTCAACGGGGTTCGAAAACCCATCTAAAGTACGTGCGAATGACCAAAGAGACCGACGCCACAGTGCGGCAACACACAAGAACTGCCAGAATATTTATTTGCTTGAGGAAGTTAGACACGTCCCGTCGAAACTAGGTTTATGGGTTCTCGCATTCAGAGCATTATATATCATAGTAGCTCTCCTGGAGTTGTATTTGGGAAGACCAAGGGCAGGCTTTAGAGGGAGGGTGATGTAAGGTTGCTCGTTTGGAGGATGGATTCAGGGGGTGGGTGATGCTGACGACGTACGCGTACAGCTGTCGAAGGATGATGTAGAGGAGGTACCTGAGGTTGTAGATCGACATTGCTGTTGTGTATAGTCAATTTAGGCGCAGTTTGTTCAAACGAtggatggtgatggtgacCCTTACTCCTTTATACGAATTTTCGAGGGCCGACTCAACTGTCGTGCGACCTGATTTGTGTTGTGAAGTTCTCATTCAGCATGTATTAGCGTTAATTTAGATCGGGATAGTGTACGCATCCTGATGCCCTCCATTTCCTGATCATTCCAACCATTCGTGGCCTTCGTTCGAGTCGTGGTGGCGTTCCAACGAATTTTGAGCATGGAAATTTTacagatggtggtggttgcaCTTCCTCAGCGATGGTCCGAGATAAGCTAAGAGCTTATCAGAGGATGAGATACGCGCTCATCACACTTTCTCTTCACGCGTCCGTCTCGTCCCTTTCAACGTCGTCAAGGCCTATTCTCTCGCCTCTATTCTTTCGTTTTCCCCTCCCACCACATCCCTACAGTGCTAAAGTTTGAGCTAATATACTTGAAGTCTTACGGGTTTATCCACCTATTCTTTAGATTTTGGCCAGCCTCCGAGGCAAACCCTTCCCCCTTACACCTCTCGTGTCTCACCCTCTTCTATCTCTCGTCCATCGAGAACTCATATCTCATCTCCAATAGCTTTGTTGATGCTGTCGATGTCAGTGCCGTCTTCACAAGCTACTTACATATTCGCCTTCATTCGCGTTGGGACCTATTTCAGTACTTAGCTCTCGAGTTCTAGTCGTCCATGCTTTATCTCTCGGCATATCCCACAATTTTCGACCCAAGAAACTTCGCAAGCGCAAAGGATTCTGTCTTATCTCTCGCCGTGGAAACACATAAGCTGTACTACGAGATGGACAGGGTTGTTTGCATGGGATTACCAGCTGCCAGTGAAGGCATTTGTTTCTTGTGGAGTACTAGTACTAGGCCATGGTACAGGTTAGTCGGGCTATCCCAGGGGCCGTTATACGTACGTGGTATTTTATTCCTTCGTATAGCCGTTGAACAACCATGTAAAGAACATCGAACATGGCGGAAACTTTCTGCCTGATTTCATTGGATGGACCGCGAATGACGAACTCCATGTGTTAGGGCCCAGTTTCGGTGGAATGATTGCACCAGGCATGCATCCTCCCTCTATCCTGCTATATCAGGTCAGGTACCACAGGATACCTCCGATCAAGACGATTCTGTCTCCATCAAGTTTGGCCCTGGTTCAAGATTGGATGTGATTCAGCTTGCCGCAACTACACTAGAGAAGGTGCTTGACGTTGTAAGTTGCTCCCCATCACATGGTTCGAGGTACCTCCTGTGTTCTATTTTATGGCACACCCTGACTCTAACGAACCTTACCGCAGGATGAACTTCGCCCGGAGCTGATGACCGATACTTAAGCAGAAACTCATCGGTGGCATTCTTCATTCGTGCGGCCCCAACCCACCACATGTCCCGAGAGCGTCCGGAAATCATCAGTACTACAGTTCCCTGAATGATCGTTGTATGTGGAGACGATGATAATCTGATGTTTTCCTGGGATTAATCAAGACTTAGGGACGCGATGCTAAGGACGGAACTTTGGCCTCCCCCTTGACGGAACTGGTGCAGTGGAAGGAGACATGGAATGGAACTCACTTCCAGAGGCCGCTGGAACATTCTCGATTGTTGACGAGACACACTAGGAGGCAGAAGAAGGGTTATAGACTCTGCTCACGAAAGCGCAAGCGTGAAGTATAAATATACGAACCTTTTCGAAGATTACGGTTACGCAGAGAACGTTCATGATCATCTTTTTGCTGCTCTGCCACCATGATGGAAGCAAGATGGAAGGCAAGGAAGGTACGTATGGTTAAGACTCAAATAGGAGGAGACGGTGAGCTCTCTATCCTGTCCCACTCATCCAGCCGCTCGCGCTGGACATTCCCAAGCCACCTAAATGGAAGTTGTCGAATCTTTGGCCGAGCCAGTGAGCTCCGTGTTCGTTATCTTGTGTATATCCGAGGGCGGGACGTTGCGACTGACTGCCTTTCTGACAGACGCGTCGAAAATTACTTCTTCTTACTCGCAATCAGTGAGTTTTAATCTACAAGTTCTGCGTCTTGCTCTTACCCAATTACTAGCAATCCTTTATTATGATCATTTTCTAACACTGGGTACGGCTGGTATAAAGACACATGACAATTGTACTAACCGCCGGCCATTACTCAGATCAAGAAATATGTGCTATATGGAAACGCCAGACGAAATTCAACTGGGGTTGCTACCTGTTTCTGATCAATCGCTACGTTTCCTTCTTCGGCGATATCGTTGCTGCA is a window from the Marasmius oreades isolate 03SP1 chromosome 6, whole genome shotgun sequence genome containing:
- a CDS encoding uncharacterized protein (CAZy:GH92), whose protein sequence is MKPSFRLFVLLATVKSYAYAAQNQDGDVFDPLSYVNLFIGTVNGGHTFPGATIPHGMVKVGMDTDSPGNHAGYDGDPQYNVTGFSQLHQEGTGGAVPLSNFKLFPILNCTVFEQCLTTIASRKIPRKFLPNGSPDDFASPGYFSTNLSNAIRVELTATRRVALHRYTFPPESVTPRILLDVTNDGQVSGINPEMAIDPETGRMIASGNYAASFGPGRYDAYACVDFKGEGYHFDAPIEYGPYKINYPDLWGTDINQHYYSWGSEHGGLVGFPSNSDNGNKPTSILARVGVSLISTEQACANAEEEIPDWNFDRVVKDSEDQWRDILSRVKVDTDNVDRNTTELLYSSLYRTHLLPADFTGENPGWKSSEPYYDGFYCNWDTYRTLFPLMSLHDPATFARIVRGMIDIQKHEGWLPECREMGTKQFIEGGSNGDPILSEFYVKFDKQAKELGVHAEDLYEALLADAEKTPKNWNIQGRQADVWKEKGYIPSDTTYRGGANTKQVSRSLEYAFDDFTISQVARLLGKTSDAHKYARRAANFVNSWNPDVVVPDTPGIIGFMQPKFANGTWNYTDPRHCSVHDPLQATCFLNAIRRDGFYESSPIVYSQYVPQDTARLIELQGGVDKFVERLDWIFENDYFDSTNEPSQQIPFMYHYANQPGRSAQRARQTIAASFNTSINGLPGNDDSGSMASYVFFYLAGMYPLPATRQTLLSAPYFPSISIHNPVLATTVTIKSNNFTGNPVDGTSGNIYVKSVTVNGKPYKSNCYLEWDVFTETSTVVLELTDTANVTCGTGKDALPPSLSTGGYD